The Desulfonatronum lacustre DSM 10312 region TCCATGCAGCGTTTTACCGTCCCCATATTGCTGGCCGCGCTTTTTGCCGGGCTGATCGGCATGAGCCAGGGCGGCATGATCGATCTTTACATCCAGTCCGTGATCATGTTCATGGGCATCAATATCATCCTTTCCTCCAGCCTGAACATCGTCAACGGCTACATGGGCGAGTTCTCCTGCGGGCACGCCGGGTTCATGGCCGTGGGAGCGTATGTTTCCTCCCTGCTTTCGGTCTGGCTGCTCACCGACGACCGGGTTTTCGGACCGGCGGTGCTGTCCCCGGAGCTGGCCCTGATCATCTTTCCCCTGTGTCTGCTGGGCGGCGCCGTGGCCGCGGCCCTGGCCGGGCTGCTGGTGGCCATTCCCTCGTTCAAGACACGGGACGACTACCTGGCCATCATCACCATCGCTTCCCTGTACATCATCAAGAGCACCATCGAGAACATCAGCGCCATTGGCGGCCCTCGTGGGTTCATGGGCATGCGTTCCGTGGTGGTGTTCATGGAGGACGTGATCGAGCTGCCCTGGATGATGATCTGGATATTCATCTGCACCGTCTTCACCGTCTGGATCATCCGGCGCTTCGTCTCCTCCACCTACGGCAAGGGGATCATCGCCATCCGTCAGGACGAGGTGGCCGCGGAGATCATGAGCGTGAACACCAACAAGATGAAGGTGGTGGCGTTCATGCTTTCCTCCGGCCTGGCCGGTCTGGCCGGAGGGCTGTTCGCCCACGTCCTGGGCTACGTGAACCCCGGAGCCTTCGGAATCCTGAAGACCACGGAAATCATGGTCATGGTCTATCTGGGCGGCATGGGCTCCCTTACCGGATCGGTGCTTTCCGCCGTGTTGTTCACGCTGCTGATGGAGGCCATGCGGCCCTTGCAGATCATCAAATGGGTGATCGTGCCCCTGATGCTGATCATTTTGATGCACTTCCGGCCCGAAGGGATCATGGGCAACCGGGAGCTGTCCGATATTTTTCCGCGCCTGCGCCGCTGGTTTCAGTTCAAGTAGGGTGGGAGGAGAGCGATAAATGGCCTTGCTGGAAATTCAATCCGTGACCCAGGTTTTTGGCGGCTTGTGCGCCTTGTCCGACTTCAACCTGCGCTTTGACGGCGGCGAGCTGAACGGTCTGATCGGCCCCAACGGCGCGGGCAAGACCACGGTCTTCAATCTGGTCAGCGGCTTTTACAAGCCCACCCAGGGAAACATTCTGTTCAAGGGCACGGACACCCGACGTCTCAAGCCGCACAAGATCACGGCCCTGGGCGTGGCCCGAACCTTTCAGAACATCCGGCTCTGGCACGACATGACCGTGCTGGACAACATCCGTCTGGCCCGGCACCAGACCCTGGGCTACAATCTGGTGGACGCCCTGGTCCGGACCCGTCGCTATCAACGGGCCGAGGCGGATATCGAGCACAGCGCCCATGAAATACTGGAAGCCCTGCGCCTGGACCGCCATGCCCAGGAGTGTCCCCGAAACCTGCCCTATGGATTGCAGCGACGGGTGGAGATCGCCCGGGCCCTGGCGGGCAAGCCGTCCCTGCTGCTTTTGGACGAACCGGCGGCAGGGTTGAACTCCACGGACATCGAAGGCCTGATTGAACTGATCCGCTGGATTCACAAGGAGTTCAAGCTGACCATCTGGATGATCGAGCACCAGATGGACGTGGTCATGAGCCTGTGCACCTGGATCAAGGTGATCGACTTCGGCGCGACCATTGCCGAAGGCACGCCCGACCAGATTCAGAACAATCCCGACGTGATCAAAGCCTATCTGGGAGATGGAGCGCTGTGATGCTTTCAGTGGATAACCTCAAGGTCAAATACGGTAATATTCAGGCCCTGCACGGAATCAGCTTTCATGTGGATCAGGGCGAGGTGGTCACCCTGATCGGGGCCAACGGCGCGGGGAAATCCACCACCCTGATGTCCATCGCCCGCCTGACCCCGCCGGAGGCCCCCCGGGTCACGGAAGGGGACATCCGTTTTCAAGGGCAAAGCCTGTTGAAAATCCAGGCCCACGATGTGGTGGCCAACCTGAAGATCGCCCTCTGCCCGGAAGGGCGGCATATTTTCGGCAACCTGACGGTCATGGAGAACCTGCAACTGGCCACGTATTCCCGGAAGCCCGGCGAGAATCTGGAACAGGAATACCAACAGATTTTCGACCTGTTTCCCCGGTTGCATGAACGCCGCCACCAGCGTAGCGAATCACTGAGCGGCGGCGAACAGCAGATGCTGGCCGTGAGTCGGGCCCTGATGACCGGATGCAGGTTTCTGATGCTGGACGAGCCGTCCATGGGCCTGGCCCCGCTGTTGATGTACGACATGTTCCGGGCCCTGAAACGCCTGAACCAGAACGGCATGACCATTCTGCTTGTGGAGCAGAACGCCCGCCTGGCCCTCCAGTTCGCCCACCGGGCCTACGTCCTGGATACCGGCGAGATTCGCGTCTCCGGCCCCTGCTCCGAACTCATGGACCACCCGGAGATCAAGAAGGCCTATCTCGGCGGGTAGTCCTGGGCAGATTTGTTCTCGACCCTCAACCATTATCTGATATCGGTATCGAAATCGAAATCGAAATCGAAATCGTGATCGAAATCGATCTCTGACAAAAATGCTTCACATTTCGATACCAACAGTTTTCTGATGCCAATTCCGATTTCGATCGCGATTTCGATTTCGACCTCGATTGTGATCTGACTTCCAGTGTGATCTGACTTCCAGCTTCCCCATGCCCATCCCTTATCCCGACCTCCGCAAAACCTCTCCAGACCTCGCCCCGCGGACCGTGCCCTGCGTCAGTCTGATCGGCATGGCCGGGGCCGGGAAGAGCACCCTGGGCCGGGCCCTGGCCCAGGATTTGGGTTGGGCGCTGGTGGATACGGATCGGCTGATGGAGGCGCACTGGGGCGCTCCCTTGCAGACATTGCTGGACCGGTTCGGCCTGGATGGCTTTTTGCGGGCCGAAGAAGACGTGGTGGCGAAGCTCTGGCTGTGGCGGACCGTGGTGGCCACCGGCGGGAGCGTGGTCTACGGACCCAGAGCTGTAGGGCGCTTGCGGGAACTGGGGCCGGTGGTTTATCTGCGGGTCGGGGTGGGCACGGTCTGTGATCGGGTCCGGGATGCCCGGGGCCGGGGCCTGGCCAGACGGCCGGGACAAAGCCTGGAACAGCTTTATGCCGAGCGCGAACCGCTCTACCAGGCCGCCGCGGACCTGGCCCTGGACATGGACGATTGCTCCATTAGCAACGCTCTGGAACGACTTCGTCCGTGGCTGCAAGACCAACTGAAAAAAACATCGGGACAAACATGAAGCAAAAAAGAGGACCCATTGCTCTGGGCGCACCGGATCGTGGAAGCGTGATTATTTCCTGGATGCCGGTGATTTTGTCCGTGATCGCGGCTCTGGCCTTGAGTCTGGAATACTGGCTGATGGAGACCGGGCGGGGTGGGTTGTGCCCCACTGCGGGATGCGCCGTGGTCGGGACCTTCGTCAAATTCGGCGAAAAGGCCTTTATCGGCTTGGGAGTGATCTTTTTCTGGCTTCTGGCCGGCGCTTTTTTTCTGGCCCGGCAATGGGACAAGAACTGGCTTTGGCTGCTCATCGCCATCATCTTGACCGCCGGCTTGGCGTTCGACGGTGGCATCCTGGGCTTCCAGCGTTTCGGGATCCAGGAAGCCTGTGTGCTTTGTTATGCCGTGGGCGTGGCCCTGTTGCTGATTCTGCTGGCCTACGGAGTAGCCCGGAAGTCCCTGGCCGCCGTGGTCATGGGATTGGCCGTTTGGACCGCGGCCTTCGCTTCCCAGGCAATGTTCCTGTTCCCCGAGCGAACCCCGGACCTGCGGGAGACCGTCCTGGTCACCCACCGCGCGGACACCTCCACCTATCCCCAACTCTATTACTTTTTCAGTCTGCACTGCCCTTTCTGCACCCATGTCCTGGCCAGTCTGGCCACGCATCCCCCGGTCAGCGGCGAATGGAACCTCGTGCCCCTGGATACCCAGCCCGAGGACCAGCGCAAGCTCACGGCCCTTCTGGGCCTGCCGGAAACCGCCGACAACCCGTTCCAAGCCATTCTCCTGGTGGAGCAATCGGCCGCTCCGGACATCGCTATTCAGCCCCAGGTCGCCGATGCCGCGCGCAAGGGAGGCACGTTCCTGCGCAACAGCGGCTTTCGCGGCGTCCCTCTGCTGATCATCCAGGAATCCCCCACCAAACGCGTCGTCCTCCAGGGCCGCGACCCCATCCTGAACTACCTGCTGGAAAAGCGGATTATTCCGTTTCGGCTGTTTTTCTAAAGAATTTCGGTATCTACTCAGCACATTTTGTGTCCGCCCTTGCTCCGGCAATCGGAGTCGGGGTCGCTATCGGAATCGGAATCGGAATCGGAACAGGAAAAATTATGAACGCTTCCCAGCGTTTTCGATCCCGATAGCGAAGCGCCGATCCCGACTCCGACCCCGGCAACGGTATTACTCTATGCTGAATAGTTATGAATTCCGGTCTTCTGGGCCAGGATTCTTTAGCTTGTCGTATAGGCTATTACGGGGCAAAGCTGGCGAGTTCTTCCTGCTTCTGTACCGCAGCTGCGAGTGCCGCTCTTGGCACTCCTCACCTGACTTGCACGGCCCCGCTCTCGCGGGGCCGTTTTTTTAAGCTTTTCTTACTTTTCCGGCATGGCCGAGGAGTGGTGCTCCACGATCAGCCAGTGGTCGCCGAACCACTGGTAGACGTAGGTGAACCGGGCGGCCACGGAGAAGGGCTCCTGGCCGTCGGGGCTGAAGGTGAAGGTGTACACCCCGGAGTTGATGGCAATGTCGCCGTAGACCCGGATGTTGCTTTCATTGATCACGCCGCTGGGCTTCTTGGCCAGGAAGTGGACGAAGTAGTCCCGGATTTCGGCGTGGTTGTGGCGGACCTGGTTGGACACCGTGGGCAGCAGGATGCCGTTGAAGGCGTACATGGCCACCACGTTGTCCGGGTTGCCGCTCTGGACGGCCTGGTTCCACTTGTCGAACAGGGCGCTGATTTCTTCCTTGCACTTCATGTTTGGATTCTCCTTGTTTGTATGGTTGGCCTCCCGGCCCGGGTTGCGGGCCGGGAGGATTGGGGTGATGTCGGCCTCAGCCGGATCAATCCAGAAGGATCGGCATGCCCAACAGCGGCCAGATCAACAGCACGGCCAGACCCACCAAGCCCATGAGCATGATGGAGGCCGGAATGCCGTAGGCGAAGAATTCACCGCTGGTGAACTGCTTGGAGTTGTAGGCAATGGCGTTGGGCGCCGCGCCGACCAGGAGCAGGAAGGGCATGCCCGCGGTGACCAGGCAGGCGAAGACGATGACTTCCGGAGCCACGCCCAGGTAGGGGGCGACCACCAGGGACACCGGGATGGAGATGGCGATGGCCGCCACGTTCATGATGAAGTTGGTCATCAGCATGACGAAGAAGGCGATGGCCATGACGAAGACGAACCAGTGGGCCTCGGTGAAAAAGCCCAGCCAGTTGATGGCCAGCCATTCAGCGGCTCCGGTCTGCCAGAGGCAGAAGCCCATGCTCATGGCTCCGGCGAAGAGCAGGATGATGTTCCACGGAACGTCTTCCAGGTCCTTGATGTCCAGGATTCGCAAGATGAAAAAGAGAATCGTGGAGACCAGGAGCACCGCTGCCTTGTTGAAGGGAGCCAGGGCCGGGATGAAGGACTGCAGGGACAGGAACAGGATTACGCCGAAAATGATGACCGAGGCCACGATCTCGTTGCGGGTGATCGGCCCCATATCTGCGCTGAGTTGACGGGCCTTGTCCCGCAGTCCGGGGATGACGTCTTTTTCCGGCTTGAGGAAGATCATGAAAAAGCCCCAAAGCAGAAAAACCATCAACCAGCCGATGGGGAACATGTAGTAGGTCAGCTCGAAGAAGGAGATGCTCTTTCCAGTAATTTCCTCGTAAAATCCCAGGGCGACAATACCCCGGGCCGCGCCGAGCAGGGTGACGATGCTGCCGGCCCCGGCCACGAAGGCCATGCCGATGAACAGCCCCTTGCCGAATTTGGTGGGCCGGTCGCCCTCGCCGTACAATGCGTAAATGGACAGCAGCAGCGGGTACATGGTGGCGGCCACCGCGGTGTGGGCCATGACGTGGGTCAGCAGGGCCGTGACCACGAAACAGCCGAGATAGATCATGGACGTGCGCTCACCCACGATGATCAGCATTTTGTAGGCCAGCCGCTTGGTGATGCCCACCTTGGTGAACACCGCGCCGATGATCAGGGAGCCGAAGATGAACAGGACCGAGGGGTCCATGAAGTCCTTGAAGGCGTCCTGGGCCGGTCGGATGAAGAACAGGGCCTGGACCACGCCGATGGTCAGCCCGGTGACGCCGATGGGCAAGACCTCGAACACCCACCAAGTTCCGGCCAGCAGGAACAGGGCCAAGGCGGCCTTGCCCTGCGGCGACAAGACGAAGGATTTGCCCATGGGGTCTACTGCGTCGGGCCATGGTGGCGAATAATAGACGACCGTAAACAGGAACAGGCCGAGAAAGAGAAAAAACAGCCGTTTGAAATCAATTTTGGATGGGGTTGCTTGTGCAGCGCTCACGCCTCGTCCTCCTTAAATGTTTTCGGGAATTGTAGTGGTGAAAGGGTCGTTACGCTTTGGAAGGCTTGAGGCCGCAAGATTGTACCACCTTGCAGATGGCCGTGTAGACGTCGGAAAAGCGCAGCAAGCCGGTGATGTTCTCTTCCTCCATGACGAACAGGGAGTCGTGCCCGGTGGTGACGAAAAGGTGAAAGGCGCTGTCCATGCGGTCCGTCAGTTTTACTGAATGAAGGGCCCCCGGCTTGCTGACCAGGCGTTCGGCCTTGATTTCCCCGGCTTTGTGGCACAGGTCGCTCAGGGGTTCCTGCCAGAGCATGTAGTCCCGCTTCATGGATTCCACGATCTGCGGCAGGCCGTAGCGGATGTCGTCCTTGAAGCTGTCGATCTTGTCGTATTGCGGCTCCAGGCCGCGGACCACGTCCTTGGGCGAAATCTTGCCCACGACGGCCCCGCTCTGGTCCTCCACCAGCAGGATGCGCTGTTTGCCCGAGCCGGCCAGAAATTCTTCATTGGCTTTTTCCAGAGCCAGCATGACCTCGTAAAAATAGGCTTGATCGGAAATCCGTGGAAATTGATCCACGGGACGCATAAGTTCGCGAATTGTCAACGTCGTGTCCACGAGATGTCCTCCTGTTGCATCCCCATCAGCTTTTCGGTTCGTGCGGGGATATGGTTTGCGGTTTGGTTTCAGCCAGTTTGATCTTGGTACACAGCAAGTCAATGTCGCAGGGCGCCAGAATGTCGTCAAAGGCTCCCATTTTCATGCCTTCAATGGAGTACTGCAAACAATCCGGGGTGGTCATCAGGATAACGTTGGTCAACGGACTGGCGGAGCGGATGGCGCGCAACATCTCCAGACCCTTCTGGCCCACTCCGCTCAGGCCGAGCAGAATGACGCGAAATGTTCGTTCCTTGAGCAGGTGCAAAACGTCGTCCAGATTCTCGCCGGTATAGACCGTAAAGTCGCGCTGGCGGAGATGATGGACCAGGTTGTCCCGAAAGAGCTGGTCGGACTCGACGACAAGTAGGGGCATCGGTTCTCCATCGGCCGGATCGCCTTCAGGGACGGGTCTGAAACAGTTTGTTCAAAAAAGCACATGCCAATGGAGATTTCCATCGACCAGGCTTGTCCTTGGTCATGGCGTTGAGGCGTTTCATTTTGTTTCGCCTTGAGAAGCCCTGCTGAATTGCCACGTCAACGCTAGTCTCATTTCGAGACATTCCCCGATAGTTTTTTTTTTCACGTAAATCAAGATGGCTTGAAAGAGTCGAAACCGCGGGAAGGCGACCGACTGTCGAGAGTCTGTGCCAGGGACGAGAGAAAGGGGCGGGAAAGGGAAGAGCGTCTCCCGGTCCGTTTTTCGGACCGGGAGACGCAAATGGAGGGACTATTGGGCGGCTATTGGGCGAGCACCGGCATGCCAAGCAACGGCCAGATCAGCAGTACGGCCAGGGCCACCAGGGCCATGAGCAGGATCGAGGCCGGGATGCCGGCGGCGAAGAACTCGCCGCTGGTGAACTGCTTGGAGTTGTAGGCGATGGCATTGGGCGCCGCGCCCACCAGGAGCAGGAAGGGCATGCCCGCGGTGATCAGGCACGCGAAGACCACGACTTCCGGAGCCATGCCGAGATAGGGAGCGACCACCAGGGCCACGGGCATGGAGATGGCGATGGCGGCCACGTTCATGATGAAGTTGGTCATGACCATCACGAAGAAGGCCATGGCCAGGATAAAGACGAACCAGTGGGCGTTCTGGAAAAAGCTCAGCCAGTTGATGGCCAGCCACTCGGCGGCCCCGGTCTGCCAGAGGCAGAAGCCCATGCTCATGGCCCCGGAAAAGAGCAGAACGATGTTCCAGGGGATGTCTTCCAGATCCTT contains the following coding sequences:
- a CDS encoding branched-chain amino acid ABC transporter permease, yielding MQRFTVPILLAALFAGLIGMSQGGMIDLYIQSVIMFMGINIILSSSLNIVNGYMGEFSCGHAGFMAVGAYVSSLLSVWLLTDDRVFGPAVLSPELALIIFPLCLLGGAVAAALAGLLVAIPSFKTRDDYLAIITIASLYIIKSTIENISAIGGPRGFMGMRSVVVFMEDVIELPWMMIWIFICTVFTVWIIRRFVSSTYGKGIIAIRQDEVAAEIMSVNTNKMKVVAFMLSSGLAGLAGGLFAHVLGYVNPGAFGILKTTEIMVMVYLGGMGSLTGSVLSAVLFTLLMEAMRPLQIIKWVIVPLMLIILMHFRPEGIMGNRELSDIFPRLRRWFQFK
- a CDS encoding ABC transporter ATP-binding protein: MALLEIQSVTQVFGGLCALSDFNLRFDGGELNGLIGPNGAGKTTVFNLVSGFYKPTQGNILFKGTDTRRLKPHKITALGVARTFQNIRLWHDMTVLDNIRLARHQTLGYNLVDALVRTRRYQRAEADIEHSAHEILEALRLDRHAQECPRNLPYGLQRRVEIARALAGKPSLLLLDEPAAGLNSTDIEGLIELIRWIHKEFKLTIWMIEHQMDVVMSLCTWIKVIDFGATIAEGTPDQIQNNPDVIKAYLGDGAL
- a CDS encoding ABC transporter ATP-binding protein — translated: MMLSVDNLKVKYGNIQALHGISFHVDQGEVVTLIGANGAGKSTTLMSIARLTPPEAPRVTEGDIRFQGQSLLKIQAHDVVANLKIALCPEGRHIFGNLTVMENLQLATYSRKPGENLEQEYQQIFDLFPRLHERRHQRSESLSGGEQQMLAVSRALMTGCRFLMLDEPSMGLAPLLMYDMFRALKRLNQNGMTILLVEQNARLALQFAHRAYVLDTGEIRVSGPCSELMDHPEIKKAYLGG
- the thrB gene encoding homoserine kinase → MPIPYPDLRKTSPDLAPRTVPCVSLIGMAGAGKSTLGRALAQDLGWALVDTDRLMEAHWGAPLQTLLDRFGLDGFLRAEEDVVAKLWLWRTVVATGGSVVYGPRAVGRLRELGPVVYLRVGVGTVCDRVRDARGRGLARRPGQSLEQLYAEREPLYQAAADLALDMDDCSISNALERLRPWLQDQLKKTSGQT
- a CDS encoding SgcJ/EcaC family oxidoreductase, yielding MKCKEEISALFDKWNQAVQSGNPDNVVAMYAFNGILLPTVSNQVRHNHAEIRDYFVHFLAKKPSGVINESNIRVYGDIAINSGVYTFTFSPDGQEPFSVAARFTYVYQWFGDHWLIVEHHSSAMPEK
- a CDS encoding SLC13 family permease codes for the protein MSAAQATPSKIDFKRLFFLFLGLFLFTVVYYSPPWPDAVDPMGKSFVLSPQGKAALALFLLAGTWWVFEVLPIGVTGLTIGVVQALFFIRPAQDAFKDFMDPSVLFIFGSLIIGAVFTKVGITKRLAYKMLIIVGERTSMIYLGCFVVTALLTHVMAHTAVAATMYPLLLSIYALYGEGDRPTKFGKGLFIGMAFVAGAGSIVTLLGAARGIVALGFYEEITGKSISFFELTYYMFPIGWLMVFLLWGFFMIFLKPEKDVIPGLRDKARQLSADMGPITRNEIVASVIIFGVILFLSLQSFIPALAPFNKAAVLLVSTILFFILRILDIKDLEDVPWNIILLFAGAMSMGFCLWQTGAAEWLAINWLGFFTEAHWFVFVMAIAFFVMLMTNFIMNVAAIAISIPVSLVVAPYLGVAPEVIVFACLVTAGMPFLLLVGAAPNAIAYNSKQFTSGEFFAYGIPASIMLMGLVGLAVLLIWPLLGMPILLD
- a CDS encoding response regulator, translated to MPLLVVESDQLFRDNLVHHLRQRDFTVYTGENLDDVLHLLKERTFRVILLGLSGVGQKGLEMLRAIRSASPLTNVILMTTPDCLQYSIEGMKMGAFDDILAPCDIDLLCTKIKLAETKPQTISPHEPKS